The Thermomonospora amylolytica sequence TCTGCGGCGGACCTCGGTGACCGGCGTCTACCTGGACCGCATCGGCCACTACCTGGTCGAGGTGGCGCTGCTGGCGGCGCTGGGCGTGCGCGCCCAGGGCGCCTGGGAGACCGGCGGCTACGTCGAGCTGGGGCTGGTCGCCGCGCTGGGCGCCGCGCTGATCAAGGCCGAGACCGACAACGTGGTGGTGGCGCGCGCCAAGTCGGGGCTGCCGGTCGATCCCGAGGTCGGCGACCGGGCGCTGCGGCCGCGGTCCACCCGGCTGGCGCTGGCCCGCCAGCTGGCCGCCGCGCTGCGGGTGCACCGGATCATCGGCGCGGTGGAGCTGTCCCTGATGATCGCGGCGGCCGCGGCGGTGGACGCGCTGGTCGGCGGGCACACCCCGGCGGCGACCCGGGCGCTGACCGTCCTGGTGGCGGCCGTGGCCGTCGTGCAGACCGCGGCGCACCTGGTCAGCATCGTCGCCTCGCGCAGACTGCAGTAA is a genomic window containing:
- a CDS encoding CDP-alcohol phosphatidyltransferase family protein, producing MSAPTETEAAVRSRRGARVADVRALGQPPGLKERRNEEHWAGRLYMRSLSPYVSWALLRLGLSPNQVTYLMIAAGVAAAAVLSLPGAALWPALVAAVLVQVYLLLDCVDGEMARYLRRTSVTGVYLDRIGHYLVEVALLAALGVRAQGAWETGGYVELGLVAALGAALIKAETDNVVVARAKSGLPVDPEVGDRALRPRSTRLALARQLAAALRVHRIIGAVELSLMIAAAAAVDALVGGHTPAATRALTVLVAAVAVVQTAAHLVSIVASRRLQ